The following are encoded in a window of Francisella tularensis subsp. tularensis genomic DNA:
- a CDS encoding ATP-binding cassette domain-containing protein, with protein MQLISVKNVSLNFGTQIVLDNVNLEISKGQRICLIGRNGTGKSSLLKIIEGSVMPDSGEVIVHNNAIVASMIQEVPNDMQGSIADAMLQGLGTLGDYLIEYQQTLVSNPESAKLEQLHSYIDENHGWGYLNDVEVLASKLNFKPTESFKDLSGGMKRRVILARALIKKPDLLLLDEPTNHLDIDSINWLEEFLASFNGAILFITHDRKFLNNVAKNIIELDRGHLYCFDGNYTKFIEKKEQILDAQEKANSEFDKKLAQEEAWIRQGIKARRTRNEGRVRVLEQMRRERKQRRENIGKADIKVIQVEKSSKKVIQAENITFEYTGKYLFKDFSTEIQKGDKIAIIGQNGCGKTTLLNCLLGLDKPTQGLVTLADNIKIAYFDQLRDQLDETLSIIDNVKEGSDFISLNGKETHVITYLQKFLFTPDRLHAPITHLSGGEKNRLLLAKILSKPSNIIVLDEPTNDLDIETLEILEEMLINYQGTVIIVSHDREFINNVATSTIVFDNSNLEEFVGGYDDWLSQRKQPQQVKITKNNSELSKNKLTYEQKKQLRNLPNQIEKLEANIATIQQQMSQLDFYQKSQQEIAKVQKQLEDLNHDLEQKYLLWEELLELE; from the coding sequence ATGCAACTAATATCTGTTAAAAATGTAAGCCTAAATTTTGGTACGCAAATAGTCCTTGATAATGTTAATTTAGAAATCTCAAAAGGGCAAAGAATTTGCCTAATAGGTCGTAATGGCACAGGTAAATCATCACTACTAAAAATTATTGAAGGTAGCGTAATGCCAGATAGTGGCGAGGTAATTGTGCATAATAATGCGATTGTTGCAAGCATGATTCAGGAAGTTCCTAATGATATGCAAGGAAGTATCGCAGATGCTATGCTCCAAGGCTTAGGTACACTTGGTGATTATTTAATTGAATATCAACAAACTTTAGTTTCAAATCCAGAATCTGCAAAACTTGAGCAGTTACATAGTTATATCGATGAGAATCATGGTTGGGGATATCTAAATGATGTTGAAGTATTAGCATCTAAACTTAACTTTAAACCAACGGAATCATTCAAAGATCTCTCTGGAGGAATGAAAAGAAGAGTTATCTTAGCTAGAGCTTTAATAAAAAAACCTGACTTACTTCTTTTAGATGAGCCAACGAACCATCTTGATATAGATTCTATTAATTGGCTGGAAGAATTCTTAGCTAGTTTTAATGGGGCAATACTCTTTATTACTCATGATAGAAAATTTCTCAATAATGTTGCTAAAAATATAATCGAATTAGATAGAGGTCATTTATATTGTTTTGATGGTAACTACACTAAATTTATTGAGAAAAAAGAGCAAATACTTGATGCTCAAGAAAAAGCTAATAGTGAATTTGATAAAAAGCTAGCTCAAGAAGAAGCATGGATTCGTCAAGGGATTAAAGCACGACGTACAAGAAATGAAGGACGAGTTAGAGTCTTAGAACAAATGCGTCGTGAGCGTAAGCAAAGACGTGAAAATATTGGTAAAGCGGATATTAAAGTCATTCAAGTTGAGAAATCATCGAAAAAAGTTATTCAAGCTGAGAATATTACTTTTGAATATACTGGTAAGTATTTATTTAAAGATTTTTCAACAGAGATTCAAAAGGGTGATAAGATCGCAATTATCGGTCAGAATGGCTGTGGTAAAACCACTCTTTTAAACTGCTTACTTGGGTTAGATAAGCCAACTCAAGGTCTAGTTACTTTAGCAGATAATATTAAAATTGCTTACTTTGATCAATTAAGGGATCAATTAGATGAAACACTTAGTATTATCGATAATGTTAAAGAGGGCTCGGATTTTATTAGTCTTAATGGCAAAGAGACTCATGTAATAACTTATCTTCAGAAATTTTTATTTACACCAGATAGGTTACATGCACCAATTACACATCTATCAGGTGGTGAAAAGAATAGACTTTTACTGGCAAAGATTTTATCAAAACCTAGTAATATTATAGTCCTTGATGAGCCGACAAATGATCTGGATATTGAGACTTTAGAAATACTCGAGGAAATGCTTATAAATTATCAAGGAACTGTAATTATAGTGAGCCATGATAGGGAATTTATAAATAATGTCGCAACAAGCACTATAGTCTTTGATAATAGTAATTTAGAAGAGTTTGTTGGAGGATATGATGATTGGTTATCACAACGCAAACAACCACAACAAGTTAAAATTACTAAAAATAACAGTGAGTTGTCGAAAAATAAATTGACATATGAGCAAAAAAAACAACTACGTAATTTGCCAAATCAGATAGAAAAACTCGAAGCTAATATTGCAACTATACAGCAACAAATGTCGCAATTAGATTTTTATCAAAAATCACAGCAAGAGATTGCCAAAGTGCAAAAACAATTAGAGGATTTAAACCACGATCTTGAGCAAAAATATTTGCTCTGGGAAGAGCTTTTAGAATTAGAATAA
- a CDS encoding glycosyltransferase family 39 protein encodes MLSNSKKTIICGFSFFCIWIFGTLALYSKYSLYVDVLENIKWSHHLSIVYDKHPIMGSLLIKLVLYVTSNLMLAGLICSCICMLIAIVFLYKLLKLYFNQNTTLFLIILALLSSVFGDYSFVQFNQNVILLPFWIMTCYYFVLVTKHNLLKDWILLAIVAALGMYSKFEIGLLILIISCFLVGSINKKNFAKLVVSLIIFIILITPLIINLFYSHFAPIKYAIGEVNSSTTGYITIILNLLYAQLFNLSSLGYIAVPLAFIILLVLRKQIYFEKNKTLLGKLTSPLVVCGLYPLIFFFILQTYATHLEYGWLMCIMLLTLAALFYLFEVNIKDKVFDKIILVFILIEIAIFISYNAFTYFSPQLTTRNFGNKIAVKAEQFVKNNLNHDINYVIGDSPSYNQMSLSVGALLESKPYVFLKFNDHNIPYDQEILAVFADCDEQKNTNILKQNGFSIQASQCTSIKTIDKFRNTDVWLSFYLVEKHQKT; translated from the coding sequence ATGTTATCAAACTCAAAGAAAACTATTATATGTGGTTTTTCTTTTTTTTGTATCTGGATATTTGGAACTCTAGCCTTATACAGTAAGTATTCGCTATATGTTGATGTTTTAGAAAATATCAAATGGTCACATCACCTAAGTATAGTTTATGACAAACATCCCATCATGGGTTCTTTACTAATAAAGCTCGTACTGTATGTAACTTCTAACCTTATGTTAGCTGGACTCATATGTAGTTGTATATGTATGCTTATAGCAATAGTTTTTTTATATAAACTTTTAAAGTTATATTTCAATCAAAATACAACTTTGTTTTTAATAATACTAGCACTGTTATCAAGCGTATTTGGTGATTATAGTTTTGTACAGTTCAACCAAAATGTAATCCTTTTACCTTTTTGGATAATGACTTGTTACTACTTTGTTTTAGTAACTAAGCATAATTTACTAAAAGATTGGATACTTCTTGCTATAGTAGCAGCTCTAGGAATGTACTCAAAATTTGAAATAGGTCTATTAATATTAATTATATCTTGCTTTTTAGTAGGCAGTATAAACAAAAAAAATTTTGCCAAATTGGTAGTCTCTTTAATTATTTTTATTATTTTAATCACACCACTAATTATTAATTTGTTTTATAGTCATTTTGCTCCTATTAAATATGCTATTGGTGAAGTAAATAGCTCGACAACTGGTTATATAACTATAATTTTAAATCTACTCTACGCCCAGCTATTTAACTTGTCTAGTTTGGGTTATATAGCTGTTCCACTGGCATTTATAATTTTGCTAGTTTTACGTAAACAAATATATTTTGAAAAAAATAAAACTTTATTAGGAAAATTAACTAGCCCTTTAGTGGTGTGTGGTTTATATCCTTTAATATTCTTTTTTATTTTACAAACTTATGCAACACATTTAGAGTACGGTTGGTTAATGTGTATAATGTTGCTAACATTAGCGGCATTATTTTATTTATTTGAAGTCAATATAAAAGATAAAGTATTTGATAAAATTATATTGGTTTTTATTCTAATAGAGATCGCTATTTTTATTAGTTATAACGCTTTTACATATTTTTCACCGCAGCTAACAACTAGAAACTTTGGTAATAAAATTGCTGTCAAAGCTGAGCAATTTGTCAAAAATAATTTAAATCATGACATAAACTATGTCATAGGTGATAGCCCTAGTTATAATCAAATGTCATTATCAGTTGGGGCACTATTAGAAAGTAAACCTTACGTGTTTCTCAAATTTAATGATCACAACATACCATACGATCAAGAGATTCTCGCTGTGTTTGCAGACTGTGATGAACAAAAAAACACTAATATCTTAAAACAAAATGGTTTCAGCATTCAGGCGTCGCAATGTACAAGTATTAAAACCATAGATAAATTTAGAAATACAGATGTTTGGCTATCATTTTATTTAGTAGAAAAACACCAAAAAACTTAA
- a CDS encoding glutamine--tRNA ligase/YqeY domain fusion protein yields MTSEIKVNKTNFIKNIIKKDLETNKVSSILTRFPPEPNGYLHIGHAKSICLNFGIAQEFDGKCNLRFDDTNPDKEDIEYINAIQEDVEWLGFKWENQPRFASEYFDKMYELAILLIKKGKAYVCDLSAEEIRAYRGTLKEPGKNSPYRERSITENLELFEEMKNGKFAEGSKTLRAKIDMSSGNINLRDPALYRIKFSHHPKTGDKWCIYPMYTFAHPLEDAIEEITHSLCTLEFQDQRPFYDWVIEETEFSIKPQQIEFSRLNLNYTITSKRKLKYLVDNKLVNGWDDPRMPTIKGYRRRGYTPESIRNFCEMIGISKQDSVIDVSVLEDAVRDDLNKSVLRKNVVLDPIRVSIKDMPNHHLDVPNHPQDPEFGRREITISSQIFIERDDFVFKLEKDMKKLSPNGRVRLLNGYVIECQEVITDTSGEVIELKCSYLPETLGGKKPNDGIKPNGIIHWVDANNCLDAEVRIYDRLFNDENPANADRIEDVLNPDSLQVIKNAKVERSLESVKAEERFQFNRVGYFIADLKDCSNDTLVFNHIATLRN; encoded by the coding sequence ATGACTAGTGAAATTAAAGTAAATAAAACTAATTTTATAAAAAATATCATTAAGAAAGACCTCGAAACAAACAAAGTCTCAAGTATTTTGACGCGTTTTCCTCCTGAGCCTAATGGTTATCTTCATATTGGCCATGCAAAATCAATATGTCTTAATTTTGGTATTGCACAAGAATTTGATGGTAAGTGTAATCTACGCTTTGATGATACTAATCCTGATAAAGAAGACATTGAGTATATAAACGCAATCCAAGAAGATGTCGAGTGGCTTGGTTTTAAATGGGAAAATCAACCACGTTTTGCCTCTGAATATTTTGATAAGATGTATGAGCTAGCTATATTGCTTATAAAAAAAGGCAAAGCTTATGTCTGCGATTTGTCAGCAGAAGAAATACGCGCGTACCGTGGCACGCTAAAAGAGCCAGGAAAAAATAGTCCATACAGAGAACGCAGTATCACTGAAAACCTTGAATTATTTGAAGAGATGAAAAATGGTAAATTTGCTGAAGGTAGTAAAACTTTGAGAGCAAAAATTGATATGTCTTCTGGTAATATCAACCTTAGAGATCCTGCCTTATACAGAATAAAATTCTCACACCACCCTAAAACTGGTGACAAATGGTGTATTTATCCGATGTATACATTTGCTCATCCACTTGAGGATGCAATCGAAGAAATAACTCATTCGTTATGTACTTTGGAATTCCAAGATCAAAGACCATTCTATGACTGGGTTATTGAGGAAACAGAATTTAGTATAAAACCACAGCAAATTGAATTTTCAAGACTTAATCTTAATTACACAATTACAAGTAAGCGAAAACTAAAATATTTGGTTGATAATAAACTTGTCAATGGCTGGGATGACCCACGTATGCCGACTATAAAAGGCTATCGCCGTAGAGGTTATACCCCTGAGTCTATACGCAATTTCTGTGAGATGATAGGAATATCTAAACAAGATTCTGTTATTGACGTATCGGTTTTAGAAGATGCTGTAAGAGATGATTTAAACAAAAGTGTCTTAAGAAAAAACGTTGTCCTAGATCCAATAAGAGTAAGCATAAAAGATATGCCAAATCATCATTTAGATGTACCAAACCACCCACAAGATCCAGAATTTGGACGCCGCGAGATCACAATATCTTCACAAATATTCATTGAAAGAGATGACTTTGTCTTCAAGCTAGAAAAAGATATGAAAAAACTTAGTCCTAATGGTAGAGTGCGTTTACTAAATGGCTATGTAATTGAGTGTCAAGAAGTAATTACTGATACTAGTGGCGAAGTCATAGAACTAAAATGCTCTTATCTACCAGAAACTTTAGGTGGTAAAAAACCAAATGATGGTATCAAGCCTAATGGCATTATCCATTGGGTTGATGCTAATAATTGCCTTGATGCTGAAGTTAGGATTTATGATCGCTTATTTAATGATGAAAATCCAGCAAATGCTGATCGAATTGAAGATGTTTTAAATCCAGACTCATTACAAGTTATCAAAAATGCCAAAGTTGAAAGATCTCTTGAAAGTGTCAAAGCTGAAGAACGCTTTCAGTTTAACAGAGTTGGTTATTTTATTGCTGACTTAAAAGATTGCTCTAACGACACATTAGTATTTAATCATATTGCAACTCTTAGAAACTGA
- a CDS encoding phosphoenolpyruvate carboxykinase (ATP), whose product MDPSTIDEYKYLYTCENVHKNLSLQELAKYAHNSDGFICYDNKTLVVDSGEIKGRLPDDKYIVETKYAKKNIWWSENGSDNKRLKRKNWKLIKQRLCQEVATKDLFVVDGFYNHDERYTIAVRLITTQASAAYFLKLISITPSEKELQSFEPQWVIMHSPQTQIEDYQDLDLNSSKVIATNLKQRESILVGTMYLAEINKVLLSIMSYYLLLNDIGVFYCAVSVDAEANSTIFFGLSGSGKTTLALDQNKSLVANEAIAWTEMRGVYSLESGLTIKSASFKKDDPRIKQALAGDLLIENPNFDDSHNIIFGEKNSSQSNTYVTFPRENFVNVINTDNPNTIIFLVKDAKGVLPRVAKLSKGQAIYYFLSGYTSTSIGVEAGVTEPKPEFTSCYAQPFLLLKPTRYASILRQRLKHSNAKIYMINVGWIEGDYKTGRRVPVEETKLIVNYLLTKPENVSFKFTRQKYFNFKALTSINDNGQELQLTNNWSDSAEYKKEYKSLARAFIKNYEQFENDDFALKYKKFEPII is encoded by the coding sequence ATGGATCCTTCAACCATAGATGAGTATAAGTATCTATATACTTGTGAAAATGTGCATAAAAATCTCTCTCTCCAAGAATTAGCAAAATACGCACATAATAGTGATGGTTTTATTTGCTACGATAATAAAACTTTAGTAGTTGACAGTGGTGAAATCAAGGGTCGACTTCCTGATGATAAATATATTGTTGAGACTAAATATGCCAAAAAAAATATTTGGTGGAGTGAAAATGGCTCAGATAATAAAAGATTAAAAAGAAAAAACTGGAAGCTGATTAAACAAAGATTATGTCAAGAGGTAGCAACAAAGGATCTTTTTGTTGTAGATGGTTTTTATAATCATGATGAGAGATATACCATAGCAGTTAGACTAATAACTACCCAAGCTTCAGCTGCATATTTTTTAAAGTTGATATCGATAACTCCGAGTGAAAAAGAATTACAGTCATTTGAGCCACAATGGGTAATAATGCATTCCCCTCAAACACAGATAGAAGATTACCAAGACCTTGATTTAAATTCTTCAAAAGTAATAGCAACTAACCTTAAGCAGCGAGAAAGTATATTGGTTGGGACTATGTATCTTGCTGAGATAAATAAGGTATTGTTGTCGATTATGAGCTATTATCTCTTGCTCAACGATATTGGCGTATTTTACTGTGCTGTCAGTGTTGATGCTGAAGCTAATAGTACAATATTTTTTGGTTTGTCAGGTAGCGGTAAAACAACGTTAGCTTTAGACCAAAATAAGAGTCTTGTTGCAAATGAGGCTATTGCTTGGACAGAAATGCGTGGTGTGTATAGTCTAGAGTCAGGTTTGACAATTAAATCAGCAAGTTTTAAAAAAGACGATCCGCGTATCAAACAAGCATTAGCTGGGGACCTTTTGATAGAAAATCCTAACTTTGATGATAGTCACAATATTATATTTGGTGAGAAAAATAGTTCACAAAGTAATACTTATGTAACTTTCCCACGTGAAAATTTTGTTAATGTTATAAACACTGATAACCCTAACACAATAATTTTTCTTGTCAAAGATGCAAAAGGTGTATTACCAAGAGTTGCAAAACTTAGTAAAGGTCAGGCAATTTACTATTTTTTATCTGGATATACTTCTACATCTATAGGAGTAGAGGCAGGTGTTACAGAGCCTAAACCAGAGTTTACAAGTTGCTATGCTCAGCCATTTCTATTACTTAAGCCAACTAGATATGCAAGTATATTGCGTCAGCGTTTGAAGCATAGTAATGCTAAAATTTATATGATAAATGTTGGCTGGATTGAGGGTGATTATAAGACAGGTAGAAGGGTTCCTGTTGAAGAGACAAAACTTATTGTTAACTACTTATTGACTAAACCAGAGAATGTTAGCTTTAAATTTACACGTCAAAAATATTTTAACTTTAAAGCTTTAACTTCAATAAATGATAATGGTCAAGAGCTTCAACTTACCAATAATTGGAGTGATAGTGCTGAATATAAAAAAGAATATAAGTCTTTAGCAAGAGCTTTTATCAAAAACTATGAGCAGTTTGAAAATGATGATTTTGCACTAAAATATAAAAAATTTGAACCAATTATTTAG
- the mraY gene encoding phospho-N-acetylmuramoyl-pentapeptide-transferase, protein MLIYLFEWLSHYFKGLEVFSNYISVRIIMISITSLLITLALGRPMISWLQKMQIGQIVRDDGPQSHFSKRNTPTMGGVLILSSVIISCLLWGDLTSIYLWILILVVIFFGAIGFFDDYLKLVLKHPKGLRAKYKFALQSIFSIVLAIVLFYLLSKNGQMSLSIPFSKSLYIPMGIVIFVVLAFFIINGSSNAVNLTDGLDGLAIVPVVLVAAGLGIYAYIETNSTLANYLLFNYLGNPGLAEVAVFCAAVCGSGLAFLWFNSHPAEVFMGDVGSLTLGAVLGVIAVMVRQELIFFIMGLLFVVEALSVMLQVGSYKLRNGKRIFRMAPIHHHFELKGWPETKVVIRFWIISLILFLIGLAAIKVR, encoded by the coding sequence ATGCTGATTTATCTTTTTGAATGGTTAAGTCATTATTTCAAAGGCTTAGAAGTTTTTAGTAATTATATATCTGTTAGAATAATTATGATTTCGATAACATCGTTACTCATTACTCTTGCACTAGGTAGACCTATGATCAGCTGGTTACAAAAAATGCAAATAGGTCAAATTGTTAGAGATGATGGGCCACAAAGTCATTTCTCTAAAAGAAACACTCCAACAATGGGAGGCGTTTTGATCCTTTCATCAGTTATTATTTCTTGTTTGCTTTGGGGGGATTTGACAAGTATATATTTATGGATTTTAATTTTAGTGGTTATTTTCTTCGGAGCGATTGGTTTTTTTGATGATTATTTGAAGCTAGTACTTAAGCATCCAAAAGGTTTAAGAGCTAAGTATAAGTTTGCTTTGCAATCAATTTTCTCAATAGTCTTGGCTATAGTTTTATTTTATCTATTGTCTAAGAATGGCCAGATGAGTTTGTCGATACCATTCTCAAAGAGTCTTTATATTCCAATGGGTATCGTAATATTCGTAGTTTTGGCGTTTTTTATTATTAATGGCAGTAGTAATGCTGTCAATCTTACTGATGGGCTAGATGGTTTGGCTATTGTACCTGTAGTACTTGTGGCTGCTGGGTTAGGTATTTATGCATATATTGAAACTAATAGTACTTTAGCGAATTATTTATTATTTAATTATTTAGGTAATCCTGGACTTGCTGAGGTGGCGGTATTTTGTGCAGCTGTTTGTGGGTCTGGTTTAGCATTTTTGTGGTTCAATTCCCATCCAGCTGAAGTATTTATGGGTGATGTTGGTTCTTTGACATTAGGTGCTGTGTTAGGAGTAATTGCAGTGATGGTACGTCAAGAGTTGATATTTTTTATCATGGGGTTGTTATTTGTAGTAGAAGCTCTATCAGTAATGTTACAAGTAGGCTCATATAAGCTTAGAAATGGTAAGAGAATTTTTAGAATGGCGCCTATTCATCATCATTTTGAATTGAAAGGCTGGCCAGAAACAAAAGTTGTGATACGATTTTGGATAATTTCTTTGATACTTTTCTTAATTGGTTTGGCAGCTATCAAGGTTAGATAA
- the murD gene encoding UDP-N-acetylmuramoyl-L-alanine--D-glutamate ligase: MFSFYFNDNKITKLLMVGYGSTGKSVCDFLANFIDITVDISQNDDEFVNYDLNSYDLITVSPGIPLNKSPYRALTKFKDKIVSDIDIFYQYIKDTKAKTIAVTGSNGKSTVVTMTDFVLKDLGYKSILVGNIGTPALNKIGEKFDYCVVEVSSFQINLFNCVRFDLGCIINVSPDHLDRYQNFEQYKQSKLNLAKFSNDFFVYDVHNGIKYAGEYQIIRGAIYRNSTKLLDIVETKLFGEHNLENIIVVLNILDRLGLDINQAIASIKKFKGLEHRCKIVKKVNGTTYINDSKGTNVGATIAALNSITNSKNIILLLGGVAKGGDFSLMIKSLDKYVKYVYIYGADKEYIESYIKGYCKYQLCNNMKQAFELASQKANSNEIVLLSPACASFDEFSGYAQRGEVFQNLVAQLEQKS, from the coding sequence ATGTTTAGTTTTTATTTTAATGATAACAAGATAACCAAACTATTAATGGTTGGTTATGGTTCTACTGGTAAGTCTGTTTGTGATTTTCTTGCGAACTTTATAGATATTACAGTTGATATATCGCAGAATGATGATGAGTTTGTTAATTATGATTTAAACAGTTATGACTTAATTACAGTCAGCCCTGGGATTCCTCTTAATAAATCTCCATATAGAGCCCTAACTAAATTTAAAGATAAAATAGTCAGTGATATTGATATATTCTATCAGTATATCAAGGATACTAAAGCTAAAACAATTGCTGTTACAGGATCAAACGGTAAAAGTACAGTAGTAACAATGACTGATTTTGTCCTCAAGGATCTTGGTTATAAGAGTATTCTTGTTGGTAATATTGGTACCCCAGCTTTAAACAAAATAGGTGAGAAATTTGATTACTGTGTTGTTGAAGTATCAAGCTTTCAGATAAATTTATTTAATTGTGTTAGATTTGATCTAGGTTGTATTATTAATGTTTCACCAGATCATTTAGATAGATACCAAAATTTTGAGCAATACAAGCAGTCAAAACTTAATTTGGCAAAATTCAGTAACGATTTTTTTGTTTATGATGTGCATAATGGTATTAAGTATGCTGGCGAATATCAAATAATAAGAGGCGCTATCTACCGTAATTCAACAAAGCTATTAGATATTGTTGAGACTAAACTTTTTGGTGAACATAATTTAGAAAATATTATTGTTGTGCTAAATATCCTTGATAGGTTAGGTTTAGATATTAATCAAGCAATAGCCTCTATTAAAAAATTTAAAGGCTTAGAACATCGCTGTAAGATTGTAAAGAAAGTAAATGGTACAACTTATATAAATGATTCAAAAGGTACTAATGTTGGAGCTACAATAGCTGCTCTTAATAGTATAACAAATTCTAAAAATATCATATTATTATTGGGTGGTGTAGCAAAGGGCGGTGATTTTAGTTTGATGATAAAATCACTAGATAAATATGTTAAATATGTCTATATATATGGAGCTGATAAAGAATATATTGAAAGCTATATCAAAGGCTACTGTAAATATCAATTATGTAATAATATGAAACAAGCTTTCGAATTGGCTAGTCAAAAAGCCAATTCCAATGAGATAGTGTTATTATCTCCAGCATGTGCAAGCTTTGATGAATTTAGTGGTTATGCACAGCGCGGTGAAGTTTTTCAAAATCTTGTTGCTCAGCTAGAGCAAAAAAGTTAG
- a CDS encoding MFS transporter, whose protein sequence is MKLRTKNILIPVLITTIIIDIMGAGLVFPIMPSLFFGQSCITFGDPGSNFQNWYYSIALACWPLGLMIGCPIIGELSDKYGRKIILIVALSTTCVSYILSAYAIYSHHYLLFVASRFVCGLAGGAFEIAQAAVIDISTEEDKSKNLGYITMAASLGFVVGPIVTSFVSVMNISHTLPFIFAAVLSLLNIIFIVIIMTKDLPKNPGLVIQLATIYKTISFLLSDKRVRLIGVVYLLVQCAWGFYGQGIALFLNLTYSYTVSQTGAFYALMGLSTALASIIIQPVIFARLSNQVAFVRAAVVCGIGFIFVAILTNQIAQWLLTIVLSSSQLICYTALLAMISGAVTDKEQGKAMGAAGAGFGLAWFLNDIMMGHLASISPSSPISFGGGMYFIAAIIFVFSIKILRERVQ, encoded by the coding sequence ATGAAATTGCGTACAAAAAATATTTTAATTCCGGTACTTATTACAACAATTATCATAGACATAATGGGTGCGGGACTTGTTTTTCCTATTATGCCATCGTTATTTTTTGGACAATCATGTATTACTTTTGGTGATCCAGGTAGTAACTTTCAGAACTGGTATTATTCGATAGCCTTAGCATGTTGGCCATTAGGATTAATGATTGGCTGTCCTATTATTGGTGAATTATCGGATAAATATGGACGCAAAATTATACTAATCGTTGCTTTATCAACCACATGTGTATCATATATTTTATCAGCATATGCGATATACTCACATCACTATCTACTATTTGTAGCAAGTAGATTTGTTTGTGGGTTAGCTGGAGGAGCTTTTGAAATTGCTCAAGCTGCAGTGATTGATATATCTACAGAAGAAGATAAATCTAAAAATTTGGGCTATATTACGATGGCAGCATCTTTAGGCTTTGTGGTTGGTCCAATAGTTACAAGTTTTGTTTCAGTAATGAATATTAGTCATACTTTACCGTTTATCTTTGCAGCAGTATTATCACTGCTGAATATTATTTTTATAGTTATTATCATGACAAAAGATTTACCAAAGAATCCTGGTTTGGTTATTCAACTTGCGACAATCTACAAGACAATATCATTTTTATTATCTGATAAGCGTGTTAGATTAATTGGGGTGGTGTATTTGCTAGTACAATGCGCGTGGGGCTTTTATGGTCAAGGTATAGCATTGTTTTTAAACCTAACTTATAGCTATACAGTTTCACAAACGGGCGCCTTTTATGCTCTTATGGGATTATCTACAGCGCTTGCAAGTATTATTATTCAGCCGGTAATTTTTGCAAGATTATCTAATCAGGTTGCTTTTGTAAGAGCTGCTGTTGTTTGTGGTATAGGTTTTATTTTTGTGGCTATTTTAACTAATCAAATCGCACAATGGTTGCTAACAATAGTTTTATCATCATCTCAACTTATCTGTTATACAGCTCTTTTAGCAATGATTTCAGGTGCAGTTACAGATAAAGAACAAGGTAAAGCAATGGGTGCTGCAGGTGCAGGTTTTGGTTTAGCTTGGTTTTTAAATGATATTATGATGGGACATCTTGCATCAATATCTCCGAGTTCGCCAATTTCATTTGGTGGTGGGATGTATTTTATTGCAGCGATTATCTTTGTATTTTCTATTAAAATCTTGCGTGAAAGGGTACAATAA